A region from the Oscillospiraceae bacterium genome encodes:
- a CDS encoding LytTR family DNA-binding domain-containing protein, whose amino-acid sequence MHIAICDDNPVQAGNLQKIVTGWMKKRAVCAAVSLFPSAEAFLFEYAENKTFDILLLDIQLSGMNGVELARRVRESDAHPQIVFITAYSDFAADGYEVDALHYLVKPIEPEKLCGVLDKAAKNLSKAEPAVMLETEEGIVRLLEKDVIYAEAFSHVVTIHCARNACDNLAVKTPISELEMLLGDSFVRCHRSYLVGLRHIRQITRCDVILDDGSKLPLSRRSYDAVNRKFINFYKAK is encoded by the coding sequence TTGCACATCGCAATCTGTGATGATAACCCCGTCCAGGCCGGCAACCTGCAAAAAATCGTGACCGGCTGGATGAAAAAACGCGCCGTCTGCGCCGCCGTCTCGCTGTTTCCGAGCGCGGAGGCGTTTTTATTCGAATACGCCGAAAACAAGACCTTTGATATCCTGCTGCTCGACATCCAACTCAGCGGCATGAACGGCGTGGAACTCGCCCGCCGCGTCCGCGAGTCCGACGCGCACCCCCAAATCGTCTTCATCACCGCCTATTCGGACTTCGCCGCCGACGGCTACGAGGTCGACGCATTGCACTATCTCGTCAAGCCCATTGAGCCGGAAAAACTCTGCGGGGTACTCGACAAGGCCGCGAAAAACCTCTCCAAAGCCGAGCCCGCCGTGATGCTCGAAACCGAGGAGGGCATCGTCCGCCTGCTCGAAAAAGACGTCATTTACGCCGAGGCGTTTTCCCACGTCGTCACGATCCACTGCGCCCGCAACGCTTGTGACAATTTAGCCGTCAAAACGCCGATCTCCGAGCTCGAAATGCTGCTCGGCGATTCGTTTGTGCGCTGCCACCGCTCCTATCTCGTCGGCCTGAGGCACATCCGCCAGATCACGCGCTGCGACGTCATTCTCGATGACGGAAGCAAACTCCCGCTTTCGCGCCGCAGCTACGACGCGGTCAACCGAAAGTTCATCAACTTTTATAAGGCAAAATAA